TGTatgttcataatattttgggTTGGATTTGcaatttttctatttttattaagaaGGTCAAAGAATTTTTGTTCATCTTCAGAATCAAGattattcataaatatattatttttattattttccatttcatttttttcatataatttatttaatgctttatttatactacTAAATTTATCGATATGtcttttattcatattttgcaATTCTTCTAATTGTTCATTAGTTTTTAATTCTTGTAAAGCATTATATGATTGTTTTTCAATGTTTTTTACTTTATCCTCTTCCTTaccattttcatttgttcTATAATATTCATCAGCTACTTCTTGTTCTTTATGAGCATCATATGTTCTTATACCTCCttctattaatatataatccCCATTTTTTGGATctgttttaaaaacaaattcaTTTCTACATTCGGAGCATTTTCCATAAAATTGCCATAttggaatatttaaatatgtttcgTCTTTTAACTTTTCAACTCTtgaattaaattttgtacCCACATAAGTAAAGGCTTTACATTTACTGCATTTTAATGTAAATGGATACATCATTCttatgtttaaaaatttctttttctttttattatacttattatttttattatttttcttttctatttttttcatttgcctctttttttccattaGTTTATCCGGATCA
This Plasmodium chabaudi chabaudi strain AS genome assembly, chromosome: 12 DNA region includes the following protein-coding sequences:
- a CDS encoding CWC16 domain-containing protein, putative (term=annotation;date=20170301;qualifier=removed_product=conserved protein, unknown function;qualifier=added_product=cwc16 domain-containing protein, putative;curatorName=ucb@sanger.ac.uk;~pfam_scan;Pfam:PF04502.9; E()=9.0E-65;score=219.2;query 1-355;description=DUF572;~iprscan;InterPro:IPR007590 : Protein of unknown function DUF572;Pfam:PF04502; score=1.0E-64;query 1-355;description=CWC16 protein) produces the protein MAERKVLNKYIPPDFDPDKLMEKKRQMKKIEKKNNKNNKYNKKKKKFLNIRMMYPFTLKCSKCKAFTYVGTKFNSRVEKLKDETYLNIPIWQFYGKCSECRNEFVFKTDPKNGDYILIEGGIRTYDAHKEQEVADEYYRTNENGKEEDKVKNIEKQSYNALQELKTNEQLEELQNMNKRHIDKFSSINKALNKLYEKNEMENNKNNIFMNNLDSEDEQKFFDLLNKNRKIANPTQNIMNIQSSNPRVIIKEDEFEEDVVDIDEMSDMNETDEKSVNFTDKYNLINKKEENGINNNNIEKEKISFKRNNITNNTTGININNKSIFSKKPLETHYKFIIKKKENISTLLNEYNSDSSEDG